The Dendropsophus ebraccatus isolate aDenEbr1 chromosome 3, aDenEbr1.pat, whole genome shotgun sequence genome includes a region encoding these proteins:
- the LOC138786805 gene encoding protein mono-ADP-ribosyltransferase PARP4-like, with protein MRTIIVRSNRALCLFLVHFTLLYLSLFSHTSPSLLSLSFLSHIPLPLLYLSHTSPSPFSISLSHIPLLLLNLSHISPSLLSLSFLSHITLPSLSLFSHTSPSLLYLSLFSHTSPSLLYLSHTSPSLLSHTHHPPFSLSFLSHITPPLLCLSFLSHIPLPLLYLSHTSPFPFSLSLFSHTSPSPFSLSLTHHPPFSLSHITLPSLSLFSHTSPSPFSISLTHHPSPSLSLFSLTHHPPPSLSLSLSHIPLPLLYLSHTSPLPLLYLSLFSLTFHPPPSLSFSHISLSPSSVSLTLHPPPFYVSS; from the coding sequence atgcgaacgataatcgtccggtcaAATAGGGCCCTCTGTCTCTTTCTCGTACATTTCAcccttctctatctctctcttttctctcacacatcaccctcccttctctctctctcttttctctcacacatccccctcccccttctctatctctctcacacatccccctcccccttctctatctctctctcacacatccccctcctccttctcaatCTCTCTCACATATcaccctcccttctctctctctcttttctctcacacatcaccctcccttccctctctcttttctctcacacatcaccctcccttctctatctctctcttttctctcacacatcaccctcccttctctatctctctcacacatcaccctcccttctctctcacacacatcaccctcccttctctctctcttttctctcacacatcacccccccccttctctgtctctcttttctctcacacatccccctcccccttctctatcTCTCTCACACATCAcccttccccttctctctctctcttttctctcacacatcaccctcccccttctctctctctctcacacatcaccctcccttctctctctcacacatcaccctcccttctctctctctcttttctcacacatccccctcccccttctctatcTCTCTCACACATCAcccttccccttctctctctctcttttctctcacacatcaccctcccccttctctctctctctctctctcacacatccccctcccccttctctatctctctcacacatcccccctcccccttctctatctctctcttttctctctcacatttcaccctcccccttctctatctttctctcacatttcactctccccctcctctgtctcgCTCACACTTCACCCTCCCCCCTTCTATGTCTCTTCATAG